A DNA window from Brassica napus cultivar Da-Ae chromosome C1, Da-Ae, whole genome shotgun sequence contains the following coding sequences:
- the LOC106417131 gene encoding uncharacterized protein LOC106417131, with amino-acid sequence MSAPAANDVVSFKDRATADQAKPHNDLLVIELTIQDIDVARVLIDTGCSANIVYKSTLERVEIDLCTVTERPSPIFGLSRNATMTLGSIDLVVKSGSVIKVTEFLVIDRPTSYNAIVGTPWLNSMRAIPSTFHLCLKFPTPRGVEIIQGDRRMSRVCFAAELKRKNFAIETSHKKKRKLTLDENAPEQDSEVFLQSQRAEALEGKREPTCEPVISICLDESSPERCVEIGTNLREPLKTELIACLKKNLNAFAWAA; translated from the coding sequence ATGTCCGCTCCAGCAGCTAACGATGTTGTTTCTTTCAAGGACCGGGCAACGGCCGATCAGGCCAAACCCCACAACGATCTCCTTGTCATCGAGCTGACGATCCAGGACATCGACGTAGCGAGAGTGTTGATCGACACCGGATGCTCGGCCAATATTGTCTACAAAAGCACTCTCGAAAGAGTGGAGATCGATCTGTGCACCGTTACGGAAAGACCCAGCCCGATATTCGGACTCTCGAGAAATGCTACTATGACTCTCGGCTCGATCGACCTCGTTGTTAAATCCGGGAGCGTCATCAAAGTCACAGAATTCTTAGTCATCGACCGCCCAACATCGTACAACGCGATCGTCGGTACTCCATGGCTGAATTCCATGAGAGCGATCCCTTCGACATTCCATCTGTGCCTTAAGTTTCCAACCCCTCGTGGAGTCGAGATTATACAAGGAGACCGCAGGATGTCGCGAGTATGTTTTGCCGCCgagttaaaaagaaagaactttGCGATCGAAACTTcccataaaaagaaaagaaagctgaCTCTCGATGAGAACGCCCCGGAACAAGACTCGGAAGTCTTCTTGCAATCTCAAAGGGCCGAAGCCCTAGAAGGGAAGCGCGAACCGACTTGCGAACCGGTAATTTCGATCTGCCTCGACGAATCCTCTCCGGAACGATGCGTCGAGATTGGAACCAACCTCCGCGAACCACTAAAGACAGAGCTCATCGCTTGTCTCAAAAAGAACCTCAATGCGTTCGCTTGGGCCGCATAA